The following are from one region of the Georgenia sp. M64 genome:
- a CDS encoding rhomboid family intramembrane serine protease has protein sequence MSHDPGQTGTEVPVCPRHPDVVAYVRCQRCGRPTCPQCQRPAPVGIQCVDCVAEARRNAPVVRTVLGGRARGDKPVITMTVIGLSVLAYLLQMVLGGALTSRLVFAPSIGWVEPHRFLTSAFLHGGALHLAVNMYALWIVGSVLEPALGRWRYIALYLLSAIGGSVAVLVLADPEGISWITQVVGASGAVFGLFSAIFFVMRRLGRDATQILVLIGVNFALGFFISSISWQAHLGGAVIGAILAAAYVYAPKDRRTLVSVLATVAVAVALLVAAYLKYTVA, from the coding sequence ATGAGCCACGACCCCGGGCAGACCGGCACCGAGGTGCCGGTCTGCCCTCGTCACCCCGACGTCGTCGCCTACGTGCGGTGCCAGCGCTGCGGGCGGCCCACCTGCCCGCAGTGCCAGCGGCCCGCCCCCGTGGGGATCCAGTGCGTCGACTGCGTCGCCGAGGCGCGCCGCAACGCCCCGGTCGTCCGCACGGTCCTCGGCGGCCGTGCGCGCGGCGACAAGCCGGTCATCACCATGACGGTGATCGGTCTGAGCGTGCTGGCGTACCTCCTGCAGATGGTGCTCGGCGGAGCGCTGACCTCCCGGTTGGTGTTCGCGCCGTCGATCGGCTGGGTGGAGCCCCACCGGTTCCTCACCTCGGCCTTCCTCCACGGTGGCGCCCTGCACCTCGCGGTGAACATGTACGCCCTGTGGATCGTCGGGTCCGTGCTCGAACCGGCGCTGGGCCGATGGCGCTACATCGCCCTCTACCTGCTCTCGGCGATCGGCGGCTCGGTCGCCGTGCTCGTCCTGGCCGACCCTGAGGGCATCTCGTGGATCACCCAGGTCGTCGGCGCGTCCGGGGCGGTCTTCGGGCTGTTCTCGGCCATCTTCTTCGTGATGCGGCGGCTGGGGCGCGACGCCACCCAGATCCTCGTCCTCATCGGGGTGAACTTCGCCCTCGGGTTCTTCATCAGCTCGATCTCCTGGCAGGCCCACCTGGGCGGTGCGGTCATCGGAGCCATCCTCGCCGCGGCCTACGTCTACGCACCCAAGGACCGGCGGACCCTCGTGAGTGTGCTCGCCACGGTGGCAGTCGCGGTCGCCCTGCTCGTCGCGGCGTACCTGAAGTACACGGTGGCCTGA
- a CDS encoding cell division protein CrgA, translating into MPESRKRKKSGHTVGSTPTPPAGPRPSPHWWAPTMVALMVLGLVSVVLTYLTQGNLPVPGLGNWNLAIGFGVMITGFFMTMRWR; encoded by the coding sequence GTGCCCGAGTCGAGAAAGCGCAAGAAGTCCGGCCACACCGTGGGCAGCACCCCCACGCCTCCCGCCGGCCCCCGCCCGAGCCCGCACTGGTGGGCCCCGACGATGGTGGCGCTGATGGTCCTCGGCCTCGTCTCGGTCGTCCTGACGTACCTCACCCAGGGCAACCTGCCCGTCCCGGGCCTGGGGAACTGGAACCTGGCCATCGGGTTCGGCGTGATGATCACCGGCTTCTTCATGACGATGCGCTGGCGCTGA
- a CDS encoding DUF881 domain-containing protein: MEHHSDPPEPGALAQPPRPHTARRPLPTVVRAGSVGTAAVAALAGLLFATGAQIFAGDSSRDAADITDLARDEAERLLELEEENAGLRADIQPYLDAEPAPAGEGAGAFFAALAAGSEAAEGPGLRVELWDAPVDGQDSDIPPDALVVHQQDLEAVMNALWAGGAEAMAVQGHRVVSTTGVRCVGNVLHIQGRIYSPPFRVEAIGDPEQLRTSLIASEGVQIYLQYVDAVGLGWSVEETGLELPAYSGSLSLRHAEVIEEGTA, encoded by the coding sequence GTGGAGCACCACAGCGATCCACCCGAGCCCGGCGCCCTCGCGCAGCCGCCGCGCCCGCACACCGCGCGACGGCCCCTCCCCACCGTCGTGCGCGCCGGGTCGGTCGGGACCGCCGCCGTCGCCGCCCTCGCAGGCCTGCTGTTCGCCACGGGCGCCCAGATCTTCGCCGGCGACAGCTCGCGCGACGCCGCGGACATCACCGACCTCGCGCGCGACGAGGCCGAACGCCTCCTGGAGCTCGAGGAGGAGAACGCCGGCCTCCGTGCGGACATCCAGCCCTACCTCGACGCCGAGCCGGCCCCGGCGGGCGAGGGCGCGGGCGCCTTCTTCGCGGCTCTGGCAGCCGGGAGCGAGGCGGCCGAAGGGCCCGGCCTGCGCGTCGAGCTCTGGGACGCCCCCGTCGACGGCCAGGACTCCGACATCCCACCGGACGCGCTCGTGGTCCACCAGCAGGACCTCGAGGCCGTCATGAACGCGCTGTGGGCGGGCGGCGCCGAGGCCATGGCGGTCCAGGGCCACCGGGTCGTCTCCACCACCGGAGTGCGTTGCGTGGGCAACGTCCTGCACATCCAGGGCCGGATCTACTCACCGCCCTTCCGGGTCGAGGCGATCGGCGACCCGGAGCAGCTGCGCACGTCGCTCATCGCGTCCGAGGGCGTGCAGATCTACCTCCAGTACGTCGACGCCGTCGGCCTGGGCTGGTCGGTCGAGGAGACCGGTCTCGAGCTCCCCGCCTACAGCGGGTCCCTGAGCCTGCGCCACGCCGAGGTCATCGAGGAGGGCACCGCATGA
- a CDS encoding aminodeoxychorismate/anthranilate synthase component II, producing the protein MSRILVIDNYDSFVYTIVGYLQQLGAATTVVRNDEVPADLDGFDGVLVSPGPGAPKEAGASMEVIEACADRELPMLGVCLGHQALGEVFGGVVTHAPELMHGRTSVVEHTGEGVFDGLPSPFTATRYHSLAVVRETVPDELVITAATGSGIVMGLQHRTLPLHGVQFHPESVLTEGGHRLLANWLTTTGDDDAVDRSQGLAPLVRR; encoded by the coding sequence GTGAGCAGGATCCTCGTCATCGACAACTACGACAGCTTCGTCTACACGATCGTCGGGTACCTCCAGCAGCTGGGCGCCGCGACTACGGTCGTGCGCAACGACGAGGTGCCCGCCGACCTGGACGGCTTCGACGGGGTGCTGGTCTCGCCCGGACCGGGGGCCCCCAAGGAGGCCGGCGCCTCGATGGAGGTCATCGAGGCGTGCGCCGACCGCGAGCTGCCGATGCTCGGGGTGTGCCTGGGCCACCAGGCGCTCGGCGAGGTCTTCGGTGGCGTCGTCACCCACGCCCCCGAGCTCATGCACGGACGCACCTCCGTCGTGGAGCACACCGGCGAGGGGGTCTTCGACGGACTGCCGAGCCCGTTCACCGCCACGCGGTACCACTCCCTGGCGGTGGTCCGGGAGACCGTCCCCGACGAGCTGGTCATCACGGCCGCGACCGGTTCGGGCATCGTCATGGGCCTGCAGCACCGCACGCTGCCCCTGCACGGGGTCCAGTTCCACCCCGAGTCGGTGCTCACCGAGGGTGGGCACCGGCTGCTCGCGAACTGGCTCACCACGACGGGCGACGACGACGCGGTGGACCGTTCGCAGGGCCTCGCCCCGCTCGTGCGGAGGTAG
- the pknB gene encoding Stk1 family PASTA domain-containing Ser/Thr kinase yields MDEIPRVLAGRYEVGELIGRGGMAEVHIGYDSRLSRTVAIKVLRSDLARDATFQARFRREAQSSAALNHPSIVAVYDTGEEQVTSSSGRTTTVPFIVMEYVEGHTVRSLLSGGDPVPIDEAVEIVAGVLSALEYSHREGIVHRDIKPGNIMLTPTGAVKVMDFGIARAIADSAATMTQTHAVVGTAQYLSPEQARGEVVDARSDLYSTGCLLFELLTGQPPFTGDSAVAVAYQHVREMPKAPSTITPDIPEVLDRVVLKSLAKDREDRYADAAHMRTDLLAAVRGGQVQAPTAAFWAAGAAAGAAAATAPLGAAAATRTMTAATPTTTAGNGLPPEDEERRGSRWWVWLLALLGVAAAAGIVALIVTREEEPPPVTVVAVPDLTGMDQVEARQELEGDGLVFALGEAVQSDSVEEGLFVEATPAVGTEVETGETVTVSFSAGPSAVEVPDVRGLDQDQATAELQRAELERGRVTEENADASVSVGDVISSSPAAGEAVPPGTTVDLVIASANVDLPGLTGRTEAEASQILADLDLGVRIVEQESGDFAPGTVLEQSHPEGVVERGTTVTLTVAIAPPEPEPTTAPPTTAPPTTEPPTTAPPTTAPPTEAPADGG; encoded by the coding sequence GTGGACGAGATCCCGCGCGTTCTTGCCGGCCGCTACGAGGTCGGCGAGCTCATCGGGCGCGGCGGCATGGCCGAGGTGCACATCGGCTACGACAGCCGGCTCTCGCGCACCGTGGCCATCAAGGTGCTCCGCAGCGACCTCGCCCGGGACGCCACCTTCCAGGCGCGGTTCCGCCGCGAGGCGCAGTCCTCGGCGGCGCTGAACCACCCCTCGATCGTGGCGGTGTACGACACGGGTGAGGAGCAGGTCACGTCGTCCTCCGGTCGGACCACCACCGTGCCGTTCATCGTCATGGAGTATGTGGAGGGGCACACGGTCCGGAGCCTGCTCTCGGGTGGGGACCCCGTCCCGATCGACGAGGCGGTGGAGATCGTCGCCGGCGTGCTGTCCGCGCTGGAGTACTCGCACCGCGAGGGCATCGTCCACCGGGACATCAAGCCCGGGAACATCATGCTCACCCCCACCGGCGCGGTGAAGGTGATGGACTTCGGCATCGCCCGCGCGATCGCGGACTCGGCCGCGACGATGACCCAGACCCACGCCGTCGTGGGCACCGCCCAGTACCTCTCCCCCGAGCAGGCCCGCGGCGAGGTCGTCGACGCGCGCTCGGACCTCTACTCCACCGGCTGCCTCCTCTTCGAGCTCCTCACCGGCCAGCCGCCCTTCACCGGGGACTCCGCCGTCGCCGTGGCCTACCAGCACGTCCGGGAGATGCCGAAGGCGCCGTCGACCATCACCCCCGACATCCCCGAGGTGCTCGACCGGGTGGTGCTGAAGTCGCTGGCGAAGGACCGCGAGGACCGCTACGCCGACGCCGCCCACATGCGTACCGACCTCCTCGCCGCCGTTCGCGGGGGGCAGGTGCAGGCCCCGACCGCCGCCTTCTGGGCAGCCGGTGCGGCGGCCGGCGCGGCTGCGGCCACGGCGCCGCTCGGCGCCGCCGCGGCCACCCGCACGATGACTGCCGCCACGCCCACCACGACCGCCGGCAACGGATTGCCGCCGGAGGACGAGGAGCGCCGCGGGTCCCGGTGGTGGGTCTGGCTGCTCGCCCTGCTGGGCGTCGCGGCCGCCGCCGGCATCGTCGCCCTCATCGTGACCCGCGAGGAGGAGCCGCCGCCGGTCACCGTGGTCGCGGTCCCGGACCTCACGGGGATGGACCAGGTCGAGGCCCGCCAGGAGCTCGAGGGCGACGGCCTCGTCTTCGCCCTGGGTGAGGCGGTCCAGTCCGACTCCGTCGAGGAGGGGCTCTTCGTCGAGGCCACCCCGGCGGTGGGGACCGAGGTGGAGACCGGCGAGACGGTCACCGTCTCGTTCTCCGCCGGCCCGAGCGCGGTCGAGGTACCGGACGTGCGCGGTCTCGACCAGGACCAGGCGACCGCCGAGCTCCAGCGTGCCGAGCTCGAACGCGGCCGGGTGACGGAGGAGAACGCCGACGCGTCCGTCTCCGTCGGCGACGTCATCAGCTCCTCACCCGCCGCCGGCGAGGCCGTACCGCCGGGGACGACCGTGGACCTGGTCATCGCCAGCGCCAACGTCGACCTGCCCGGCCTCACCGGACGGACCGAGGCCGAGGCGTCGCAGATCCTCGCCGACCTCGACCTGGGAGTCCGGATCGTCGAGCAGGAGTCCGGCGACTTCGCGCCCGGGACCGTCCTGGAGCAGTCCCACCCCGAGGGCGTCGTCGAGCGCGGCACGACCGTGACGCTCACGGTGGCGATCGCGCCGCCGGAGCCCGAGCCGACGACGGCGCCGCCGACCACCGCGCCCCCCACGACCGAGCCGCCGACCACCGCCCCGCCCACCACGGCGCCGCCCACGGAGGCACCGGCGGACGGGGGCTGA
- a CDS encoding serine/threonine-protein kinase produces MRPEAGLVLGARYELTTRIAVGGMGEVWEATDRRLGRTVAAKVMRAELAGDELFLSRLRAEARNTAGLRHENLAMLLDHGEQEGSGYLVMELVRGETLADLLERERRIAPADLVPILVQACRGLHAAHTAGVVHRDVKPANVLIGASGQVKLTDFGISLAANQAPMTSAGMVMGTAQYLPPEQAMGKPATAAGDVYALGVLAYECLAGHRPFTGETQVDIAFAHVNTPLPPLPGTVPAPLRAVVEQMLAKDPAARPASALACARALETVAADLGAAPTRRTRREPVVDRVRRSLLAPPTGAMPLAEPGARAPGDPLPRRRELHRAPDRSPLTPSGHTSGAPPEPSDALRGGDPRRALPPPPPPPPFAGPPAPSAPSSGPPAPSAPSSGPPAPPTAVRTVAPPGASRTATLTPPSAARRATWLDAPAPHPDDLVMVGTLGSPAPHAVTHDPTRTGAREGGDHGATRRALRRAAQRSWTVPTWTEVAADRIWLRAMAVVLAILVALALLALGTLGRGGSSAAGPPATESTMQIRTTEKDD; encoded by the coding sequence GTGAGGCCCGAGGCCGGGCTGGTCCTGGGCGCCCGGTACGAGCTGACAACCCGGATCGCCGTCGGGGGCATGGGCGAGGTGTGGGAGGCCACCGACCGGCGCCTCGGCCGCACGGTCGCGGCCAAGGTCATGCGCGCCGAGCTGGCCGGCGACGAGCTCTTCCTCTCCCGGCTGCGGGCCGAGGCGCGCAACACGGCGGGGCTGCGCCACGAGAACCTCGCGATGCTGCTCGACCACGGCGAGCAGGAGGGCTCGGGCTACCTCGTCATGGAGCTCGTCCGGGGCGAGACCCTCGCCGACCTGCTCGAGCGCGAGCGGAGGATCGCCCCGGCCGACCTCGTGCCGATCCTCGTCCAGGCCTGCCGGGGGCTGCACGCGGCGCACACCGCCGGCGTCGTCCACCGCGACGTCAAGCCCGCCAACGTCCTCATCGGGGCCAGCGGACAGGTCAAGCTCACCGACTTCGGCATCTCCCTCGCCGCCAACCAGGCGCCGATGACCTCCGCCGGCATGGTCATGGGCACCGCCCAGTACCTCCCGCCCGAGCAGGCCATGGGCAAGCCGGCGACGGCGGCCGGGGACGTCTACGCGCTCGGCGTCCTCGCCTACGAGTGCCTCGCCGGGCACCGGCCCTTCACCGGCGAGACGCAGGTCGACATCGCCTTCGCCCACGTCAACACCCCCCTCCCACCGCTGCCCGGCACGGTGCCCGCCCCGCTGCGGGCGGTCGTGGAGCAGATGCTCGCCAAGGACCCCGCCGCCCGACCCGCGTCGGCGCTGGCGTGCGCCCGCGCCCTGGAGACCGTGGCCGCCGACCTGGGCGCCGCACCCACCCGGCGCACCCGGCGCGAGCCGGTCGTCGACCGGGTCCGGCGGTCCCTACTCGCCCCGCCGACCGGCGCCATGCCCCTGGCCGAACCCGGAGCCCGGGCACCGGGCGACCCCCTGCCCCGGCGGCGCGAGCTCCACCGAGCCCCTGACCGGTCGCCGCTCACCCCGAGCGGCCACACCAGTGGGGCTCCGCCGGAGCCGTCGGACGCGCTGCGCGGCGGGGACCCCCGGCGCGCCCTGCCACCCCCGCCCCCGCCGCCGCCCTTCGCAGGCCCACCCGCGCCGTCGGCGCCGTCTTCCGGCCCACCCGCGCCGTCGGCGCCGTCTTCCGGCCCGCCCGCGCCCCCGACGGCGGTCCGCACCGTCGCCCCGCCCGGCGCCTCGCGCACCGCGACCCTCACCCCGCCGTCGGCGGCCCGACGCGCGACGTGGCTCGACGCCCCCGCTCCGCACCCGGACGACCTCGTCATGGTCGGGACGCTGGGGTCCCCGGCCCCCCACGCGGTGACGCACGACCCCACGCGCACCGGCGCCCGGGAGGGCGGCGACCACGGGGCCACCCGGCGGGCGCTGCGCCGGGCGGCGCAGCGCTCCTGGACCGTCCCGACCTGGACGGAGGTGGCCGCCGACCGCATCTGGCTGCGCGCCATGGCGGTGGTCCTGGCGATCCTCGTGGCCCTCGCCCTCCTGGCCCTCGGTACGCTGGGCCGGGGCGGGAGCTCCGCCGCCGGCCCGCCGGCGACCGAGAGCACGATGCAGATCCGCACGACAGAGAAGGACGACTAG
- a CDS encoding penicillin-binding protein 2: MNDQIRRLAGVVAVMFLALFVSVTSVQFFQAPDLNADGRNVRTVYREFGRDRGPIVVAGTPVATSTPVDDVYGFQRSYDPGAPYAHVTGYFSTVFNAITGLELAANDVLNGTSSSLLLERIQSLFTGDQPQGGAVELTLDPAAQQAAIAALGNREGAVVALDPATGAILAMVSTPSFDPNALATRSRTEAEAAFAELSADPAQPLVNRAIAGDQYAPGSSFKVITAAAMLEAGATPETMVEAPTELELPQSTAVLRNPGQRACGDGSGEVTLVAAFRQSCNTPFALAAMDLGEEDLRAQAEAFGFGAELAVPLEVTPSRYPETESQAELAMSGIGEASVRVTPLQMAMVAAAVANDGIQMQPYLVARELTADLEVASTTEPTDLRESVSAGTAEALTQMMVEVVADGTGGPAQIPGVEVAGKTGTAENAEGVDPHAWFIGFAPAQDPQVAVAVVVENGGDGGTNAGPIAREVMQAVLR; encoded by the coding sequence GTGAACGACCAGATCCGCCGCCTCGCCGGGGTCGTCGCCGTGATGTTCCTCGCGCTGTTCGTCTCGGTGACCTCGGTGCAGTTCTTCCAGGCGCCCGACCTCAACGCCGACGGGCGCAACGTGCGCACCGTGTACCGCGAGTTCGGCCGGGACCGTGGACCGATCGTCGTCGCCGGCACGCCGGTGGCCACCTCGACGCCGGTCGACGACGTCTACGGCTTCCAGCGCTCGTACGACCCGGGTGCGCCGTACGCCCACGTCACCGGGTACTTCTCCACGGTCTTCAACGCCATCACCGGTCTCGAGCTCGCCGCGAACGACGTCCTCAACGGCACCTCCAGCTCGCTGCTCCTCGAGCGCATCCAGTCCCTCTTCACCGGAGACCAGCCGCAGGGCGGCGCCGTCGAGCTCACACTCGACCCCGCCGCGCAGCAGGCCGCCATCGCCGCCCTCGGCAACCGGGAGGGCGCGGTCGTCGCCCTGGACCCGGCCACCGGCGCGATCCTGGCGATGGTCTCCACGCCGAGCTTCGACCCCAACGCCCTGGCGACCCGCTCCCGCACCGAGGCCGAGGCGGCGTTCGCCGAGCTCAGCGCCGACCCCGCCCAGCCGCTCGTCAACCGCGCCATCGCGGGCGACCAGTACGCCCCCGGGTCGAGCTTCAAGGTGATCACCGCCGCGGCGATGCTCGAGGCGGGCGCCACCCCCGAGACCATGGTCGAGGCACCCACCGAGCTCGAGCTGCCCCAGTCGACGGCGGTGCTGCGCAACCCCGGGCAGCGGGCGTGCGGCGACGGCTCGGGCGAGGTGACGCTGGTGGCCGCCTTCCGGCAGTCCTGCAACACCCCCTTCGCCCTCGCCGCGATGGACCTGGGCGAGGAGGACCTGCGCGCGCAGGCGGAGGCCTTCGGCTTCGGCGCCGAGCTCGCCGTGCCGCTCGAGGTGACGCCCTCGCGCTACCCCGAGACGGAGAGCCAGGCCGAGCTCGCGATGTCCGGTATCGGCGAGGCGAGCGTCCGGGTGACCCCGCTGCAGATGGCGATGGTCGCGGCGGCCGTCGCCAACGACGGCATCCAGATGCAGCCCTACCTCGTCGCGCGCGAGCTCACGGCCGACCTCGAGGTGGCCTCGACGACCGAGCCCACCGACCTGCGCGAGTCGGTCTCGGCCGGGACCGCCGAGGCGCTGACCCAGATGATGGTCGAGGTCGTCGCCGACGGCACCGGCGGACCCGCACAGATCCCGGGGGTCGAGGTGGCCGGCAAGACCGGCACCGCCGAGAACGCCGAGGGCGTCGACCCCCACGCGTGGTTCATCGGCTTCGCCCCCGCGCAGGACCCGCAGGTGGCGGTCGCCGTCGTCGTGGAGAACGGCGGCGACGGCGGCACGAACGCCGGTCCGATCGCGCGCGAGGTCATGCAGGCGGTGCTCCGGTGA
- a CDS encoding FtsW/RodA/SpoVE family cell cycle protein, producing MAIVTEQRARTGRGAELGLLVLALLVGLGAYAQVALAVTGTLPPDLLTRGGGLAGLAIVAHLVVRWRAPYADPVLLPIVVALNGIGLSMIYRIDLALGDGGNASRQMLWTLVGATAAMAVLWFLRDHRQLRRYTYTAMVVGLVLLLLPMLPGLGVNINGARIWIRLLGMSFQPAELAKIVLAVFFAGYLVSNRDNLALAGPKLLGLQLPRPRDLGPILLAWGVSLVVLVLERDLGTSLLFFGLFVAMLYVATERLSWVLIGLLLFAGGAAAAAALFPHVGARVDVWLHALEPEFYNRDPGGSGQLVQGLFGMASGGLMGTGWGEGEPQLVPFANSDFIVASLGEELGLTGLLAILLMYLLLAQRGMRAAIGVRDGFGKLLGSGLAFVLAFQAFVVVGGITRLIPLTGLTMPFLALGGSSLVSNWIILALLLRISDGARRPAPPLPAVPAGEGEVIPVGGPKRTGGSARAPGAGQVPGARQAPPDDGQATEVVRR from the coding sequence ATGGCGATCGTCACCGAGCAGCGGGCCCGCACCGGACGAGGTGCGGAGCTCGGGCTGCTCGTCCTCGCGCTGCTCGTCGGGCTCGGCGCCTACGCCCAGGTCGCCCTCGCCGTCACGGGGACGCTGCCCCCGGACCTGCTCACCCGCGGCGGTGGACTGGCGGGGCTGGCCATCGTCGCGCACCTCGTGGTGCGCTGGCGCGCCCCCTACGCCGACCCGGTCCTCCTGCCGATCGTCGTCGCCCTCAACGGCATCGGGCTGTCGATGATCTACCGGATCGACCTGGCCCTCGGCGACGGCGGCAACGCGAGCCGGCAGATGCTGTGGACGCTCGTGGGGGCCACCGCCGCGATGGCGGTCCTGTGGTTCCTGCGCGACCACCGGCAGCTTCGCCGCTACACGTACACGGCGATGGTCGTCGGTCTGGTGCTCCTGCTGCTGCCGATGCTGCCGGGGCTCGGGGTCAACATCAACGGCGCACGCATCTGGATCCGGCTCCTCGGCATGTCCTTCCAGCCCGCCGAGCTCGCCAAGATCGTCCTGGCGGTCTTCTTCGCCGGGTACCTCGTCTCCAACCGGGACAACCTCGCCCTGGCGGGCCCGAAGCTCCTGGGTCTGCAGCTGCCCCGGCCCCGCGACCTCGGACCCATCCTCCTGGCCTGGGGCGTCTCGCTCGTCGTGCTCGTGCTCGAGCGCGACCTGGGCACCTCGCTGCTGTTCTTCGGCCTGTTCGTGGCCATGCTGTACGTGGCCACGGAGCGGCTGAGCTGGGTCCTCATCGGCCTGCTCCTCTTCGCCGGCGGCGCCGCGGCGGCCGCGGCCCTGTTCCCCCACGTCGGGGCCCGCGTCGACGTCTGGCTCCACGCGCTCGAGCCCGAGTTCTACAACCGCGACCCCGGCGGCTCGGGCCAGCTGGTCCAGGGCCTGTTCGGCATGGCCTCGGGCGGGCTCATGGGCACGGGCTGGGGCGAGGGCGAGCCGCAGCTCGTGCCGTTCGCGAACTCCGACTTCATCGTCGCCTCCCTCGGGGAGGAGCTGGGCCTGACGGGCCTGCTCGCGATCCTCCTCATGTACCTCCTCCTGGCGCAGCGGGGCATGCGCGCCGCCATCGGGGTGCGCGACGGCTTCGGCAAGCTCCTGGGCTCCGGACTCGCCTTCGTCCTCGCGTTCCAGGCGTTCGTCGTCGTCGGCGGGATCACCCGCCTCATCCCCCTCACCGGCCTCACGATGCCCTTCCTGGCGCTCGGCGGCTCCTCGCTGGTGTCGAACTGGATCATCCTCGCGCTGCTGCTGCGCATCTCCGACGGCGCCCGCCGCCCCGCCCCGCCCCTGCCGGCCGTGCCCGCGGGCGAGGGCGAGGTCATCCCCGTCGGGGGACCGAAGAGGACCGGCGGGTCGGCCCGGGCGCCGGGCGCGGGCCAGGTACCCGGTGCTCGTCAGGCCCCGCCCGACGACGGTCAGGCGACCGAGGTGGTGCGCCGGTGA
- a CDS encoding PP2C family serine/threonine-protein phosphatase — MSLQMRFAARSDVGLVRASNQDSGYAGPHLLVLADGMGGPAGGDVASSVAVAHLAVLDDAHGADDLLDLLRGAVASAHAELVERSDADEDLAGLGTTCTAILRSGNKLAMVHIGDSRAYLLRDGTLTQVTTDHTFVQYLVSTGRLTPEQAERHPQRNVILRALGDNDGEVELDESLRETRAGDRWLLASDGLFGVVSNETIADTLAAVEDPGTCADELVALALRAGGPDNVTVVIADVLPTGQSVDTTPQVVGSAAADRRRATRGGDGPAARAAALVRAASPDAAEADDDDQPARRRWVGVLVATLLVLAAVAGGLWAAWSWTQTQYFVAPSGQYVAIYRGIPQELGSLRLATLHERTDLRVDDLTQVAQDRLDSPITRDSLAGAETVVENLRSSVVEEPTRRPEPSATAEPDATEEPGPSESATTGAG; from the coding sequence ATGAGCCTGCAGATGCGCTTCGCCGCCCGGTCCGACGTCGGCCTCGTCCGCGCGTCCAACCAGGACTCCGGCTACGCCGGACCCCACCTCCTCGTCCTCGCCGACGGCATGGGCGGACCGGCCGGCGGGGACGTCGCCTCCTCGGTCGCGGTGGCGCACCTCGCCGTGCTCGACGACGCCCACGGCGCCGACGACCTCCTTGACCTGCTGCGCGGGGCGGTGGCCTCGGCCCATGCCGAGCTCGTCGAGCGCTCGGACGCCGACGAGGACCTCGCCGGCCTCGGCACGACCTGCACGGCGATCCTGCGCTCGGGCAACAAGCTCGCGATGGTCCACATCGGCGACTCGCGCGCCTACCTGCTGCGCGACGGGACCCTCACGCAGGTCACCACCGACCACACCTTCGTCCAGTACCTGGTCTCGACCGGTCGCCTCACCCCCGAGCAGGCGGAGCGCCACCCGCAGCGCAACGTCATCCTGCGGGCGCTCGGGGACAACGACGGCGAGGTCGAGCTCGACGAGTCGCTGCGCGAGACCCGCGCCGGGGACCGCTGGCTGCTCGCCTCCGACGGCCTCTTCGGCGTCGTCTCCAACGAGACCATCGCCGACACCCTCGCCGCGGTCGAGGACCCGGGCACCTGCGCCGACGAGCTCGTCGCCCTCGCGCTGCGCGCGGGCGGCCCGGACAACGTCACGGTCGTCATCGCCGACGTGCTGCCCACCGGCCAGAGCGTGGACACCACGCCGCAGGTGGTCGGCTCCGCCGCGGCCGACCGGCGCCGCGCCACGCGGGGCGGGGACGGTCCCGCCGCCCGCGCCGCCGCGCTCGTGCGCGCCGCGTCGCCCGACGCCGCCGAGGCTGACGACGACGACCAGCCGGCCCGCCGGCGCTGGGTCGGCGTCCTCGTGGCGACCCTGCTCGTCCTCGCCGCCGTGGCCGGCGGCCTCTGGGCCGCGTGGTCCTGGACCCAGACCCAGTACTTCGTCGCCCCGTCGGGTCAGTACGTGGCGATCTACCGCGGAATCCCGCAGGAGCTGGGGTCCCTGCGCCTGGCGACCCTCCACGAGCGCACCGACCTGCGGGTCGACGACCTCACCCAGGTGGCGCAGGACCGCCTCGACAGCCCCATCACCCGTGACTCCCTCGCCGGCGCCGAGACCGTCGTGGAGAACCTGCGCTCGAGCGTCGTCGAGGAACCGACCCGACGACCGGAACCCAGCGCGACGGCGGAGCCTGACGCGACCGAGGAACCGGGCCCGAGCGAGTCCGCGACCACCGGGGCGGGCTGA
- a CDS encoding FHA domain-containing protein, which yields MSELVVTLLRVGYLLVLWLFVVAALVVLRNDIFGTKVTPRGPGRGPRRQSPRPARPAARNGPSRLVVTQGPLAGTTIPLGASSILVGRAAACTLVLDDDYSSNRHARFFPKDDGWWVEDLRSTNGTYVNGERLDQPVPLPVGTPVRIGQTLVELRR from the coding sequence ATGAGCGAGCTCGTCGTCACCCTGCTGCGCGTGGGCTACCTGCTGGTCCTGTGGCTCTTCGTCGTGGCGGCCCTGGTCGTGCTGCGCAACGACATCTTCGGCACCAAGGTCACGCCGCGCGGTCCCGGCCGCGGCCCGCGCCGCCAGTCGCCCCGGCCCGCCCGACCCGCGGCCCGCAACGGCCCGAGCCGGCTCGTGGTCACCCAGGGCCCCCTCGCCGGCACGACCATCCCGCTGGGCGCCTCGTCGATCCTCGTCGGCCGGGCCGCGGCCTGCACGCTCGTGCTCGACGACGACTACTCCTCCAACCGCCACGCCCGCTTCTTCCCCAAGGACGACGGCTGGTGGGTGGAGGACCTGCGCTCGACCAACGGGACGTACGTCAACGGCGAGCGCCTCGACCAGCCCGTCCCGTTGCCCGTCGGCACCCCGGTCCGCATCGGGCAGACCCTCGTCGAGCTGCGCCGGTGA